One window from the genome of Cucumis melo cultivar AY chromosome 12, USDA_Cmelo_AY_1.0, whole genome shotgun sequence encodes:
- the LOC103499884 gene encoding uncharacterized protein LOC103499884 translates to MDLNLHSSRFRHRNSPSSERFLASFPSPPVRTSNPSSTTALDDDSELNEDDVFWTGDFASDSVHHSHSTPSSSSSSTPRHHIHHLQHHKGFPLPETFGILAALPENEASSSLRNSSHFYHKASVSSSSSSSPSSSRMIPTIPKPPLDRLPLPISTSLKYQSAPVNVPIMSKAVVQRQLEVDVDYVDEDDGEMLPPHEIVARSLAQSPMLSCSVLEGAGRTLKGRDLRQVRNAVWRRTGFLD, encoded by the coding sequence ATGGACCTCAACCTTCATTCCTCCCGCTTCCGCCACCGCAATTCCCCTTCCTCCGAACGCTTTCTCGCATCCTTCCCTTCTCCCCCCGTTCGCACTTCAAACCCTAGTTCCACCACCGCCCTCGACGACGATTCCGAGCTCAATGAGGACGACGTCTTCTGGACCGGCGATTTTGCTTCCGATTCCGTCCACCATAGCCACTCCACTCCctcttcctcctcctcttccACTCCTCGTCACCATATTCATCACCTCCAGCATCACAAGGGTTTTCCTCTGCCTGAAACCTTCGGAATTCTCGCTGCTCTTCCCGAGAATGAGGCCTCCTCCAGTCTTAGAAACTCTTCTCATTTCTATCACAAGGCCTCTGTTtcgtcttcttcctcctcctccccTTCGTCTTCTCGTATGATTCCCACGATCCCCAAACCTCCTCTGGACCGATTGCCTCTTCCCATTTCGACCTCGTTGAAGTACCAGTCTGCACCAGTGAATGTGCCAATAATGTCGAAGGCAGTTGTTCAAAGACAGCTGGAGGTTGATGTGGACTATGTTGATGAAGACGATGGGGAGATGTTGCCGCCGCATGAGATTGTGGCTAGAAGTTTGGCTCAGTCGCCGATGTTGTCGTGCTCTGTGCTTGAGGGAGCTGGAAGGACGTTAAAAGGGAGGGATCTTCGTCAGGTTCGCAACGCGGTTTGGAGACGAACAGGTTTTCTGGATTAA
- the LOC127144232 gene encoding villin-5-like — MFIYIFLPFSIIFFPCQVASSLNSSYSYILNSSSNVFTWSGSLTNSDNQELVERLLDLIKQPNVQSRSQKEGSESEQFWNLLGGKSEYPSQKISRDAESDPHLFSCIFSRGSYH, encoded by the exons atgtttatatatattttcttacctttctctattatttttttcccttGTCAGGTTGCATCGTCTTTGAATTCCTCCTACTCCTACATATTGAACAGTAGCTCCAATGTCTTTACATGGTCTGGAAGCCTTACAAACTCAGATAATCAAGAACTTGTTGAGCGGTTGTTGGATTTGATAAAG CAGCCCAATGTGCAATCTAGATCACAAAAGGAAGGCTCAGAATCTGAACAATTTTGGAATTTGCTGGGAGGCAAATCTGAATATCCTAGCCAAAAAATCAGTCGAGATGCTGAGAGTGATCCTCACCTATTTTCTTGTATTTTCTCAAGAG ggagttatcactaa